CCAAACTTTGGTCGTTGTACTGTCCTCCTTTACCACGGTGTGGTGTGGGAGAGTACATGATGAGAAATACTGTTGACCTTTTGGAGTGATCATTTGATGTCGAACATCTGCTGTCGAGCAACTTCGGAGAGTTGCTTAAGGTCAAAATATTCCTTGATGGTGGAATGATATTGTTGTTTTAGTGTATCGTTTCTGTTTGGCCGACGTTCTAAGAGGTGGAATCTATTGAGTGCAATTTGGTGAGTCTTTCCGATGACTCGTTCCTTGTCAAATTCAgtttttaacggaagccggaCCTGGTATTTTCCATTGGGTTGTCTGGTGCAGGTACGCTGGAAATGATCTTCACACCATTGTTCTTCTGCTGTTTACCTGATTTGATTGATATCGAAGAAACCCTTTACCAGTGCATCTAGATTAGTCTGATGGCATTGAATGGTTATCACATTTGCCCTTGTTTCATTGCTATGGCCAAACACGATCCAACCTAATTGGATGAGTTAAGCAATAGGTTGATTTGAAGCTCCTTTCCGTAAATCTGGCAGTATCAAATATGGTATTAGATCTGAAGATGCTGACAAGTGTCCACGTTGACATTGCTTCTTGGTAAATGAGAGGTTATCAAGTTGAGGACATACGCTGGTGACACCAGATGGGGAAACCGAGGGTCCGTACATGAGCTTATGAAAAACTCTGTACTAAATCTAAAGATGTTTTTTGAGCTATCACCGATCCCGGTGATCTGTGCTGTGACTCAGTGACTTAGAAGTTCCAGTAACTAAGTGGCACGTTCTGTGATTAGCGAGCCCTCAGAGCCATGATCGTTCAAGGCTCGAATAACTGCAGTTTGTCCGGTGGTGTTATTATGTAGTTGTACTAGAGCTGTGGCCAGCAAAATAGATCGAGTTGACTGCGCGGCAGTGGCCATCAGCACTGTAGTGGAATCGGAAGGTTGAGAAGGATCGGAGCTCTCCCTTGCTGCGTTCTGTGTAATCGGTGATGAGCTGGTATATGTCGTGGGGAAGTGAAGCAGGGTATGGTGACGATGTGTGGTCAATAATTCATTTGCGGGCAAAGCAAtccttggacaaaaaatcaggACATCGCCGCAAAATGTGTTGCCCTTTACAGTTTATGCAAGGTTCGCTGGTTCCAGTCGTGGTGTGGACCGTGCTGCCCTTGTAGAAGCCGGAACCCTGTTGCTTGAGATTTTGGCGTGGATAATTTGTCAATTTGTTGATCGCAGAGCTTTGAGTGAGCTGGGGAAATTTCCGGTTCTCAATGATATTCATGCTGACGAGGCAATTGTTGAGGAAGGTTTCCAAGTCGGGGAAACTCGCAATGTCACTAGAGTTTCCCGAGCAATGTTCCCAGGCTTGTACAGTTGTCGTAGGTAGTCTAGCGATCAAATGAAGGACTATCCATTGCGAGTTAGAATGGATATTCGTTTTGAGACGATTGAACTCGTTGATGCATACGTTGGTTACGTTCAGCATATGTTTGATCCCCGATGAGCTTACCCTTGAGATAGAGCCGCACCAGGGCCGGGTTTTTTAGGAACGGACGTGGCTTTTTGCTCAGCGCTTACAAAGTCTTGATGATTCTTGTTGAATTTCTGGCTTAATACGTtaagtttgaaaattttgaaattagaGTTTTTGAGTTTGAGTTTAAAATTCGCTTCCTCCTTGTCGAAGAGAATGAAGGAGTTAAAAAGGAGAATAATGGTTCCGTGTTGAGATAAGGTTTCCATTAACGACTTCGATGAAAATGTCGGAGATGACCATGGATTGTGGAGTTGTGTGGGGACTGATCCCCTCATTAGCCCCCAAAAATGTTGTGAGAAATAGTTTCATGGGCGGAATGTCAAAGCTGAGCACAGTTCTGCTCAAGGGTTTTGAATCCAAAAGACTAGCCAGAGTTATGCATGGaacttcatttatttatttacttgctaattaataaatgttgtttatgttGGCTAGGttacaattatttttcaatggGTCAGCTTTAATCCCTGACCTTCTCCATTACTCGGATCGGCATGCTTGCTCTACGGCTCTTCTTAAACAACAACTTTACTAGGGGAGAGACAAGACAAGCAAAGTTTTGCGAAGATTACAGGGAGAAATCTGGGTGGATTCTAAGCTCGCTGAAAATGAAACAATAAatcgaaaagataaataacgcCCGTACAGAGTCCTtggtttcaaaaaaaaaaatgtaacgaCCCCTACAtaactggagtacggttcatgtgtctggagtccccaatccGTACAAtagaatttcttaactttttcacttagaggtcttatctgggatgcaaatcttcatcttccatcttatagtagcAGTCTCctactaataaacttacctagcttaacaaatcgtagatGTAGATGTAGATACCAAGAATTTACTACCACgcctatatttaaacattcctaatagaaagACTAGAAACTTCAGTCCTCTACtgcttagccattgtagtttgTAGACCCTTTTTGGGTCTTAAGCTCGACCTACAATGAtttctactctataacatatCTTTCCTGtctttcaaatttaaaatctagtattttaaatttgcttACTAagtcctcttagcttaacaaataaaaaatagctttataaataataataaattgtttctcgagcgcccatcggtcgtctgggcctctaagcttcaTGATAAATGCAGCAATtctagctgatgctctaattgatgcacaaccgcaaaaaaaaaaaacaagaaaggaaagctaacttcgggcggagccgaaaccggatatatatcgcaaagaTCGGATagagttggccgatccttatcactaaaataaaaaatccctctgcaagggtataaaaattaaaacttcaGTTTGGAATCCAATTCAATCCAAGTCCTtacggtcgtctgggcctctaagcttcaTGATAAATGCAGGAATTCTAGCTTATGCTCTAATAAACCATTtccaaaattctgaaagaccgcaaaaaaaaaaattaaagcttcAGTTTGGAATCCAATTCAATccaaatattggccaattaaAGGGAGGAAAACGGTGACGAAGGTATTATACAAAAGTATATAATGCTGCGGCCTTGCTGGAGCACAGTCTTTGGAGTCACGGCTTGGAGTTTTATGgtccgctggaacgagcgacaagttaagtttcagtaatttttcgcgcgacaacgaatgagggaTAGCCCAGCGAAAAAGTGCTTGGCTGAGGTGCAGAGTAGAACGAGTTCAAGTCAGGCTCGGGATAttcactttttttaaattttaaatctatttatattatatttttattcttttaatgtgtattccaaaatttataaaccaataaaaaaaaatacaacattttataatcaccttaacatcgccttagttcgtagtggaacccgttGTGAAAATCTCTATAAgggcgggttctacggcatattggcaggccgcgtcgtggaactcgatgtaaaaatgaaaacatttgagagcgggttccacgacgaacggctggcagatgagagagggaaagagagaattctatttttagaacgtAACATGTTTGGAACGATTAAAGATTGAAACGTTCAAATTGAACCAGTGTGAGAGCCAacagatcagaaatatcttctactatctttacttttcagctctgtttttggtatggattctcgcGCTTActttaaaactaattttaagtatcattaAATCAACTtggagggtagcctagatggaaaGGGCGCGATACTTATTCTTGGGGTCGTGGGTTCGATTCCATTAGTGGGCGGTGGTTTGATTTTTTAGAAAgctttagttttatgattatttttatatttatttttctttttttttttgtttaacttatattttttgttttttttctttttttacttttattttttattaatagttttttttttattttttatatgtactttattattatttttaattgcattctattacaattgttgtaaaaacaagtgacggacgtgtcggatgacgaTATGCCGGacggactcccttgaaattttattagccgaaCATAATGTTTAATTActaacaataatttaattctaATACAtactaataattttttattattattagtaatttttagtaattaatttctttaataatactacaattaaagaacaaaaaaaaaaaataattataaaagaaagaaaaagttcataGTCCTTACGGTGATGAGCATCAACGGGCGTTGCTAGAGAGGGACTGTGGGAGTATGgcaatttgtaaaaaaaaattttcagtaGCGGGTTGTTATCAGCATTTATTTTTGTCCGTCTTGTTCCCAGTTTTGCGTGCACTTTGTTGCTTATTGTAGAACATGCGCAAATAGATAATAAACCTGAGATTTATTGgtttaaataattgaaatcgAAAGCCACGAAAAACGCTAGATGGCGCTACAATAATTACTTTACAACATTTTTGagtaaaagaaaattttaattcctATTGATGTAGCCCTATACAAATATCACAGATTCAAAATTTACACAATTTACAAATTCACTACTTCAGAGTAAACAGTCTTTCACCTTATGAGTTTTCAAAAtcattaaactttaaagcaggGGTGCCCAATCTCTGCTAATGGCAGAGCAAACTCCAatacaaatgcaaaaaatcaccaattcATTGGTGTAAGAAATTTTTGTCATTTCATGCCGATACGCTGAAAAATTATTGTGAATtcaatcaaaacaaaataattaataaatggtTTATCGAAATAAAATACtactatataaataataaaatacggattacaaaataaattaaatggggaaaaaattagaaacagaaaactgtaattgattttttgcagTACAAATTTGacaatccaacaaaaaaatgcaatcGGATGTGCACAAATGAAGAGTTGCTTTTCCTATGTCAAAGATCAATccaataacaaaaatgtttgaGCACCCCTGCGAAACTATAGCGTTTTTAGGTATAATATTTGGATTAATTGATACATAGATTTGAAAACAATTTGCCATACAAATCTGTAACTCGGTAAAAATACGATAGTTTTAAAGGACACATGcgtcaatttttttatattcttttaagaAATTGTGAAGGCAACATTGAGACATGATGTATcggcaacaaaaatatactACATTTCAATACAATGTAAAACTTCAGATAATTGTCGCATATAACCTAACAAAAAGAATTACCAACTTTAATAtctaataaaatatacatttaattaatacaaaagaatttaatatttgaaacGGTATAAAAGGTAACAACAATTAAAGGTGAAGGACCCTTATCAAATTTAGTATTCTGACATCTAGCACTTTTCatgttatatgtatatatacagtTAACGGacacatacatataaaatTCGCTTATATATATGGTTAGTCAAAACTCAAACGGTAGTTCCATAAGTTCTATTGCAGCATTAGAGCGTTTAAATTACGTTGTAGAATAGTATCTTTAACTGAATTAAAgactatatgtatattctgGGTATCTATGGCAGTAGTAAAATGATGATAGATTGTACTGGAGCTACATGTGCGACGAACGCTCATAAACATTTGtagaataaaattttggacATCGAGAAGTGAGTGTGGATTTCCATTAAATTGCGGATAATACCAGCGAATGTCAGTCTCAGGATTGCGTACTTTTTGCTCAAGTAAGTCTGTTTTGTTCATAAAAAGAATTATTGAAATTCCTTTAAATGTGTTGTTGTTGACAATGgtatcaaatatatttttagattccTCTAAACGATTagtttttctgaaaaaaatagaTGTTTAGATGTAGCATAGGATAAAACAATTTACCTGTCTTCCGCAAGAACCTGATCAAACTCCGAACTAGACACAAGAAATATGATTGATGTTACGGAAGTATCGAAGCATTTCGTCCACTTTTGACGCTGTGTTCTCTGTCCTCCCACGTCAACGAATACGAATGGAATGTTCTGACaaaaaagtaattattttttttattattagagAATAATTACGAATTTCCCACCTGTATTTTAACACAAAATTCATATACACCTTTGGTTGCTTTCCGACAATGCAATATATCTTTATGTGTCGGCACATAGTCTGGTTTAGACAGCCGTTCAATATCGTCTAAAAAATAACTAACTGAATCgctctaaaaaatattatttttaaaaatgtagtctaaggtaaaataaataaattgtggcTTACAATTTGAAATTCTCGACGTCTTTCGAAAGCTCTTCGAATGCCACGATCCTTCCATAAACGTTCAATCAGTGACGCATATTCCAAAAATTTAAGAGCCTCTATTGCATTGCATTCCAATAATTTGGTATAATTTATGTCGAGTTCTAGACCATCAGTGCCCCACGatatattaagtttttttcgaGCATCCAAAAGCACTTGCATACCTTATTAAAaggtttaaaataaataaatagcatGTTGAGCCCGaaagtgttaaaaaaaaaacctcaccTCTTACAATATTTTGGTATATCACATGTTTGTATTCGCGCAGCAGATCGGGATCAAAATTAACCCCATGTATTATAcgcatttgtttaagaaaagTTGACTTTCCAGATTCCCCAGCTCCCAAAAGCAAAAGCTTCACCtgaaatgaattaaaaaaaaataaatataaaacaagaaaggaaagctaacttcgggcggagccgaagtttatatacccttgcagttaaaactggatatacatcgcaaacatcggatatagttggccgatccttatgattacatcataataaaaccaattaattacaataaaaaatctaaaaaaaaagtcccaagcttctatcttcaaagatacgaaagttgatatttctaccaaataccatttccgattgttcagttatatggcagctataggatatagtcggccgatcctaatgaaatttggtaggtcgaattaactgaccaactgaccaactgacaaaaatataatctgtaccaaattccagctttctatcttcataaacacgaaagttgggtcatttccgatcgttcagttatatggcagctataggatatagtcggccgatccttacgaaatttggcatgtcgtattattttgccaaaaatagctatcatgtaaaatttgaactctctaactctaaaaacaccaaagttataacatttccgatcgtttagttatatggcagctataggatatagtcggccgatccgggccgttccgacttatatactgcgtgcaaaggaaataagggtgtgtgcaaagttttaagacgatagctttaaaactgagagactagttcgcgtagaaacagacagacagacggacagacggacatgctcatataaactcaggaggtgatcctgatcaagaatatatatactttatagggtcggagatgtctccttcactgcgttgcacacttttggacaaaattataataccctctgcaagggtacaaatataataaaattgaaataaataaaacactcAACTTCCAAATGGAGGCtgttttggtttaaaaaatgtCGCGCTATCATACACCGTACATAAATAAAACCGTGAATAAATAATCGGTGAAATAGTTTggtattaaaactttttcctgaaacttaaataaactgataaagattcccaaaaaataaaatgagtaaaaaacaagaaagcaaagcaaacttcgggcggagccgaagttgatataccattgcagctaaaaccgaatatatatcgcaaacatcggatatagttggccaatccttatgattacatcataataaaaccaattaattacaataaaaaatgtaaaaaaaaacaagtcccaagcttctttcttcaaaaatacgaaagttgatgtttctaccaaataccatttccgatcgttcagttatatggcagctataagatatagtaggccgatccctatgaaatttggcatgtcgtaatgtgttgccaaaaatagccctcccctaaaatttgaactctctaactttaaaaacatcaaagttataccatttccgatcaatcagttatatggcagctataggatatagtcggccgatccgggccgttccgacttatatactgcgtgcaaaggaaagaagggtgtgtgcaaagtttcaagtcgatagctttaaaactgagagactctcagtaaaactgagagacagacggacatgctcatatcaactcaggaggtgatcctgatcaagaatatatatactttatactttataccaaaattataataccctctgcaagggtataaaaagagctCACCAAATCtctcttttccattttttttgctaaCCTTTTGCCGGGGAACCTGCTCTTATACGCGCTCTCATACCCGCTCtcttttattatacccttgcagaggatattttaattttggtccaaaagtgtgcaacgcagtgaaggagacatctccgaccctataaagtatatatattcttaatcaggatcacctcatgagttgatatgagcatgtccgtctgtctgtctgtttctgcgcaaactagtctctccttttttaaagctatcgacttgaaacttggcacacacttttcttttctttgcacgcagctTATAAATCGGAAcaaccgggatcggccgactatatcctatagcatccttataactgattgatcgaaaatggtttttggtagaaatgcCAACtgtggtatttttgaagatagaagcatggacatttttttctttttatacccttgcatagggtattgtaattttgatcaaaagtgtcaaacacagtgaaggagacatctccgaccctataaagtatatgtcGGGAAACAGTTAATTCAGGAAAGTATAGAATGCGAAGGGCATAGCAGCAGAGACGGTGATAGTCTCTGCTGAGGAGTGAGGTCCGTTGACGAGTTACCGAAAGTCGTGAGATGAAAAGCGATATAGGCTTGActcgagagagagagaatgcTGCGAAAGCAGGGTTGAGCGTAATGATCGAGGAGAGGAATCATTCTGGCGGCTTGGGTAACGAAGGTGAGCGGAACTCGCTATGCTGTCGCATAAATAACAAAAGTTTAAAGGACAATGGAGGATATTTCTGGTTATCCgtcatatatatattcttgatcaggatcaccagtagttgatatgagcatgtccgtctgctgtctgtttctacgcgaactagtctctttAAGGCTAtagacttgaaaatttgcatgcaagttatccaacccctaaatacaggccacttatggcttttataaacaatattttcaatctctgcatttgcctttggcttgatctttgggtcaattatccaacccataaatccaggccacttatggctttccacttatgaattttataaacaatattttcaaactctgcatttgccttcggctttgtctttggctctgaggtccgatctcggttccccataaacaaatcaaaatcaaaagtaaacatcagcttccctccgaagcccaatcaattacgccttttgcgtttcaagcacccaccaaattgcatcgatcagcttaatcgaatttcacaataagatgcgacagtttcatcttaagcctctaatctaaacacaactgatggccgaggttctttggatcagatttagaattaagaagtcagtcgtattttgaccgagaccgcgaacggttgacaaaagtatttaagaaaaaaccaaaagtgtcttgtaatttttgcgtttaataaataaaggtttaacaccaagttgtgaaattaaaaaataaaattttcatttttttaattcaccgaactacaaacaatttaacttgcaCCCTTTTTTTCATTGcctgcagtatataagtcggaacggccgggatcggccgagtatatcctaaagctatcatatcatatcatatactctatagggtcggagatgtctccttcactgcgttgcacacttttgaccaaaattataataccctctgcaagggtataaaaaggaaatttggttggaacaagttttttccatagaaaatataggtGGGGacgcgtagtttttcatttgtttaagaactgttgctggaaattttttctttaatatataAAGGCAAGTGTCCATTCAAACTtctgaattaacgaaaaacgaaataaaaaataaatgtttttttgctCAGTGAATTccctgctctcattgttttttgcacttttagcacacacacacactaagcACACTTAAGAatgtgtgcgttttgcccACCACTTTAAAGAATAAACAAATTGTTGCATTTGTGTTAAAATcctcaaaattaaattttacttCACTCTTTTCGGTCCGAAGAGTTTGTGAGATGACTCTGAGGATGCCTAGCTTAGGGCTACCCAACGGGTCGCAGGTTGCGGAAAGCGCAATAAATTTATAGAACGTATTTGAGAACGTATGTAGAATAATTTGAGAACGTTTGGTCATTCCTTCATTTTATTCGGGTATAAAAGTAGTCAAaagtttataaacaaaatttccGCGATGCCTAACTAAAGGACACTGAATTTTAAAAGTGAATTCGCATGGATTTCTCAGATACCCAGAGTGCCTATTGTGCCTAATATAAATACAGAACAGGCGCCAAGCTTTTTGATATTCGTTAACACGCGACTCAAAAAAACATGTGGGTTCGATTGTCGCAAACATTAAACgccattttttataaaacgcaAGTTTTATATAAAATCAATTTAGTAGAAATGCcaattgcaaaaaataaactgcaTTATTTTTAACAGGTACGGATCACGCAGATACGAAAAATGCTGCCATAATAACACTGTTCCAAAAAAATACTTGATTCAAATTACTGGGAATAAAAAGTATTTGGTAACCGATGAAGCTGAAGATCTCAATagtattttatgtattttttaatgttaatataatataatatatgtttaaGTAAGTTTAAGTTTGAATGAAATGTTCCTTTCCTTTTATGtagtaatatattttatagccaTATTTAAAAGCGTTTTTAAAAGCCATATTTAgcttaattttcttaattacatacagaaataaacatttggaTCATttagcaatttttttttggcaattttcagattttagccatttttagcaattttttttttaattctagcAATTTTTGCTCCAGAGATTCTGGCAGCACTGTCTGGGAGCCCGGGCTATAAACTCTGCGCAGTCGCTGTCCGAAGAAGCCATACCCGGGAGTTACGGATCTCACGGTCAAGGGACACCAACATGGCAGCGTGGAAATTATGTCGGATACCTAAACTCACGCCAGTCTGTTCTAGTCTTGGCTTATATCCTCAGTTAAAAATGGAAGCCCATCTAAACCTCTTCCGATCTGTGGGATCCAGGCACCCGGTTGTATAACGCAACTCCACGTCGAGCCCGAAGGCTCTACCCGCATTTGGGTATTAAACCACAACCACCACGTAGCTTCCTCAACTTTAGTCAGGACGGAACAAGTTTCGTGGGCTCTGGCTCTGAGGTTAAAGTACACTTCCAATTTTGACTCCAGAACACTCACGGGTTGGTGGCCCCGGATAGAGTAAAGCAAAGCTGCTTGGAATAGCATTATGAAACGCCCGAAGCCAAGTCATAAGGTGTTACAGTCTTATCCACTATTCTCATGGGTATGGCTTTCTCACTTTAAGGAGGCGAGGACTATTCCTTCCTCTTCCCCAACTCGCGGCATTCACTGATGGTCAATGACCAGATCAATCGAAGACGGCCAGCTATGTTCCCAACAATCCCTAAGGACTTGTGTAAAGGCAGAGTTGAACACCATCTCCGTAGTGTCTCATCACCCGTGGTACCAGAAAAGTCCTCTGGTCAGGTTCGTGCAACTAAAAGAAGCACTCCCAGTTTCAGCTATCATGAAGCTAACTCATCCAAAGAGCTACATCCCGGCACCTACACTCATTCAACCTCTAAATCACCCTAGCCCAACTCAGGCAATCAAAAGCCCCCTTAAAGTCCACAAACACACCGAGAACGTACTTTTAGTTGCTGGATCTCACAGAGTCCTTGTCATACATCCAGAACTTTTGCAAGAACTGGAACAAGGCTGATGCCCCGAAAACATCGCGGATGGCTCCAGACCCTATCGGGTGACTTAAGGAGCACACTCCTCCACGCACTTGAAAAGACCCCCTCACTCACACACTTTTTATACAATTTGTACAAGTGATCCGGAATCGCCTTCTAGACACTTGTACAAATCTCCGGTGATATCCGCCCATTTATGCATGGAGCTTTCCCTGAGCGAAGCTTGGTGAACTCCCACTCAAGCTTTCTCACCAGGAGAGGTTCGGCAACACCCACTGCATCAGACACTGAGTGCTGTCGATCCTCCGTAGAAAAGAATTCGGACAACACACCTCTGTCCCTATTCTTTTCAGCTTCACGCAGAATTCTGTAAACACGACCCCAGGCTTATGATCGTGCTTATTTCGTTTTACGAAAATAAGGAGGGACCGTTGATTCAGCCTTCGAATCACCCGTCCACAACTTAAAACGCTTACGAGTCACcattccacatttcttcagaAGTTGCTAAACGGGACTTGCGTCGCCGCCTTTTTCACATAATGCCCATAAAAGGCCCCGTTCGCTCCACAAAAGCGCCACCCATTAACCACAACACGTCCAGGGCAAAGTTATGGTTCACCACAATCTAAATTGGAGTATAATTATTCCCACCATGACCCCCCAACACACTCCATTAAAAATCACACACTCTCATTGCTGACTCATCACAAGAGTAACAGCGATGTCACTCCTTCCCATTGGACCATCAAATCACTCGGCTCGTTGACAACCTGGTCCTTTTGGGTGATCACCCATTCGGCCAGCGTCTCACCCCGATCGTAGTTTGGAAGGCCAGGTGTGTGCCTGGACATCTTGCTAATCCACAGGGTGACGACGCGTTCGCGTCAAGACCTAGGATTGCAGGATTGCTACTCACTTGGAGTAGTACCAAGTGTACTGAAGGTACGGATTTTCACGGAACGGAAGGTACGGTCGTGTAAATGTAAGTACcatagagaaggaatcatctccgatCTCATAAAGTATACACCAGGTatatacacttttttttttataatatgccttttgacaaaatttgaaaatattggtTTAACAAtccgaaattttttttttttattgtgacgggtaaattcatttaaaacatggacaaccattaaatattgtgACAGAAAACTTGGCTTATGTGTAACTTATAGTTAGAGGTGGAAAAATAAGAATGTCTAAGAGTTATTTCGGGTAAGGTCCA
This region of Drosophila bipectinata strain 14024-0381.07 chromosome 2L, DbipHiC1v2, whole genome shotgun sequence genomic DNA includes:
- the cta gene encoding guanine nucleotide-binding protein subunit alpha homolog, encoding MSSITLPMLTHGGANEGITENVNNDMRTGTLTHLMEQHNIPREELLIMSNDENGFMSSGAEQLRHQGSRLQTSRFICLRCCGNFLTCLVRLRSTPEEQEQRYKSKEIDRFLEKERHTFRRQVKLLLLGAGESGKSTFLKQMRIIHGVNFDPDLLREYKHVIYQNIVRGMQVLLDARKKLNISWGTDGLELDINYTKLLECNAIEALKFLEYASLIERLWKDRGIRRAFERRREFQISDSVSYFLDDIERLSKPDYVPTHKDILHCRKATKGVYEFCVKIQNIPFVFVDVGGQRTQRQKWTKCFDTSVTSIIFLVSSSEFDQVLAEDRKTNRLEESKNIFDTIVNNNTFKGISIILFMNKTDLLEQKVRNPETDIRWYYPQFNGNPHSLLDVQNFILQMFMSVRRTCSSSTIYHHFTTAIDTQNIHIVFNSVKDTILQRNLNALMLQ